The DNA sequence CCTGAACCACTTTCAGCCGGTGATGGTTCTCTCTAATAAGCGTCATCCTTCTACTTTTCCTCTTCAACACTTTAGTTATATAGAATTACTCTTACTATATTACATTTTTATGTTTCTGTTAACTAAAACATCTTAAAAAAGTTATTAGCCTAAAAGCTTCTGGACTCTTTCCTTAACCTTGTTTTTTCCGATCAGTTCCATGGCGAGCATCAGGTCCGGTCCATGAGTCTGTCCGGTCGCAGCCGCACGAACTGGCATGAACAGCTTTTGGCCTTTATGGCCTGTGCCCTTCTGGACAGCTTTTACTGCCGCTTTGATTGCGTCTGCCTTGAACTCTTCGATCTGCTCGATTTCACCAAGGAACGCTTTCAGCACTTCTGGAACCTGCTCACCTGCAAGAACTTCTTTTGCCTCTTCGTCATAGTTTACCTCATCGCGGAAAAATAAATCAGACATCTCAACGATTTCTGCTCCGAAGCTCATTTTATCGTGATACAAAGAGATGAGGCCGCGAACCCAGGCATCCTCTTCTTCCGTACGATTCTCGCTGACTTTGCCCGCTTTGATGAGATGTGGAAGTGCAAGCTCAACAACCCGGTCCAGATCAGCTTTTTTCATATACTGGTTATTCATCCAGGCAAGCTTCTGCTGATCAAATAACGCCGGAGACTTTGAAAGCCTTGCCGGATCGAAAATTTCGATAAACTCTTCCTTTGTGTAGATCTCCTCCTCGCCTGATGGAGACCATCCAAGCAGGGTAATGAAGTTAAACAATGCTTCAGGCAAGTAGCCAAGCTCCTCATACTGTTCGATGAACTGGATAATCGATTCATCACGCTTGCTAAGCTTCTTGCGGCTTTCGTTGACGATCAGCGTCATGTGGCCAAATATAGGCGGCTCCCAGCCAAATGCTTCATAAATGACAAGCTGCTTCGGGGTATTGGAGATATGATCATCTCCGCGAAGAACATGGGAAATCTTCATTAAATGGTCGTCGAGGACAACTGCATAGTTATAAGTAGGCGTGCCATCTTTCTTGACGATGACAAAATCACCCATTCCATCTGACTCAAAACTAACGTCGCCTTTTACCATATCATCAAACTTAAGGATTTTGCCTGCCGGTACCTTGAAACGAAGGCTAGGCTGGCGCCCTTCTTTTTCAAACTGCTCCTTCTGTTCTGCTGTCAGGTTGCGGCAGCGGCCAGAATAGTGAGGGGTTTCATTGCGGGCTGCCTGTTCTTCACGCTCAGCCTCAAGCTCTTCCTCTGTGCAATAGCACTTATAGGCATGGCCTTTCTCCAAAAGCTCCTGATTGTATTTCTCGTAAATATGGTTACGCTCTGACTGACGGTACGGTCCATATTCTCCGCCAACATCGACACTCTCATCCCAGTCGATTCCAAGCCACTGAAGGTACTTCAATTGGCTCTGCTCTCCGCCTTCGATATTGCGTTTCTTATCTGTATCTTCGATGCGGATGATGAACTTTCCGCCTCTGTTGCGTGCGAATAGATAATTGAATAATGCTGTACGGGCATTCCCGATATGTAAATGTCCAGTCGGACTCGGTGCGTAACGCACCCGGATATCTGCTGACATAGTGAATCCTCCTCTAATATTGCTGTCCATTATTGTATCACTATCGATATATAAAGCGGAAGTGGCTTATCAAGCTGCCTTCAATTTATTTCTCAGTCTGCTTCAATAGTACGGTTGCCTGGGATGCGATCCCTTCTCCCCGCCCCGGGAATCCCAGTTTTTCAGTTGTCGTCGCCTTTACGTTCACCTGGTCTGGAGTACCCTCCAGCAATCCAGCAATTCTTTCCCGCATCGCTTGAATATGCGGCGCCATTTTCGGCTGCTGGGCGATGATTGTGCAATCGATGTTGACAAGTTCATAGCCTTTTTCCTTCACAATATTCCATACATGTTGAAGCAGTTTTGCGGAATCTGCATCCTTGAATTCCGGGTCAGTATCAGGGAAATGTCTGCCGATATCTCCTTCGCCAATTGCCCCCAGGCATGCATCCGCAACAGTATGCAACAGTACATCTGCATCAGAGTGTCCAAGAAGCCCTTTTTCATATGGTATCGTAATTCCGCCGATGATCAGCGGCCGGCCTTCCGTCAGTTGATGCACATCAAAACCTTGTCCAATTCGAAACATAATGATAACTCCTTTTAAAAATGCTATTTTTTCCGTCTATTATCAAACACCGGATTCTTTCCGCTTGCGCAGAATGGCTTCGGCAAAATATAAATCTTCTGGCGTTGTCAGCTTTATATTATCATAGTCTCCTTCTATGATGCTGACTGGGTGAGGGATTCTTTCGACCAGGCTTGATTCATCTGTACCGATGAATCGTTCCCGTGCAGCCTTGTTATGTGCTTCGAGTAAAACGGAAACCCGAAAAGCCTGTGGGGTCTGGACAGCCCAAAGGCTTGAGCGCTCTACGGTTTCTGCTACCTGGTTGTTGGCCGCCTTTTTGATGGTATCTTTAACCGGAACAGCCACGATAGCCCCGCCATCTTTGTTTGCTGCATCCACAAGTTTGCGGATCGTTTCAATTTTAATGAACGGGCGGGCGGCATCATGTACGAGAACAACCCCATTCACGGAGCTTACTGCCATCAGTCCGTTGTAGACACTGTCCTGCCTTTCTTTTCCGCCAGTGACCAGTGAAGATACCTTATGTATACCATACTCTTTCAATAAAGAATTAAACTCTTGCTCATCATCGGGATGGATGGCGAGAATGATGCCCGAACACTCAGGATCGGCTTCAAACACCTTAAGCGTATGAATGAGGATCGGGATGGCCTCCAAAGTGAGCAGCAGCTTGTTTTTTCCTGCGCCCATCCTTTTGCCCTGACCAGCCGCAGGGATAATGACCTGATAATGCATAACAAAAACTCCTATCTATTTTTCTGCTAAATACATTATATCTGTAAAAAATTACCCTTAACATACGAAGGGGCAGCCGAAGCCCTGCTTCATGCCTTCAAGGAACCGGGGAAGGAAGCGGGGATCAACTGCCCATAAAGGCTGTTTTATCTTTTATAAATCAACTGATTATGCTTTTTTCCAAGAGTTTCGGTTTCGCGAAAATCATTCTTCCTGCAGAAGTCTGCAGCACACTTGTTACAAGCACATCAATGCGCTTTCCGATATAGTCACGGCCTTCTTCGACTACGATCATTGTACCGTCATCAAGATATGCAATGCCCTGGTTATGCTCTTTTCCATCCTTGATCACCTGG is a window from the Mesobacillus jeotgali genome containing:
- the gltX gene encoding glutamate--tRNA ligase, with the translated sequence MSADIRVRYAPSPTGHLHIGNARTALFNYLFARNRGGKFIIRIEDTDKKRNIEGGEQSQLKYLQWLGIDWDESVDVGGEYGPYRQSERNHIYEKYNQELLEKGHAYKCYCTEEELEAEREEQAARNETPHYSGRCRNLTAEQKEQFEKEGRQPSLRFKVPAGKILKFDDMVKGDVSFESDGMGDFVIVKKDGTPTYNYAVVLDDHLMKISHVLRGDDHISNTPKQLVIYEAFGWEPPIFGHMTLIVNESRKKLSKRDESIIQFIEQYEELGYLPEALFNFITLLGWSPSGEEEIYTKEEFIEIFDPARLSKSPALFDQQKLAWMNNQYMKKADLDRVVELALPHLIKAGKVSENRTEEEDAWVRGLISLYHDKMSFGAEIVEMSDLFFRDEVNYDEEAKEVLAGEQVPEVLKAFLGEIEQIEEFKADAIKAAVKAVQKGTGHKGQKLFMPVRAAATGQTHGPDLMLAMELIGKNKVKERVQKLLG
- the ispF gene encoding 2-C-methyl-D-erythritol 2,4-cyclodiphosphate synthase, whose translation is MFRIGQGFDVHQLTEGRPLIIGGITIPYEKGLLGHSDADVLLHTVADACLGAIGEGDIGRHFPDTDPEFKDADSAKLLQHVWNIVKEKGYELVNIDCTIIAQQPKMAPHIQAMRERIAGLLEGTPDQVNVKATTTEKLGFPGRGEGIASQATVLLKQTEK
- the ispD gene encoding 2-C-methyl-D-erythritol 4-phosphate cytidylyltransferase — encoded protein: MHYQVIIPAAGQGKRMGAGKNKLLLTLEAIPILIHTLKVFEADPECSGIILAIHPDDEQEFNSLLKEYGIHKVSSLVTGGKERQDSVYNGLMAVSSVNGVVLVHDAARPFIKIETIRKLVDAANKDGGAIVAVPVKDTIKKAANNQVAETVERSSLWAVQTPQAFRVSVLLEAHNKAARERFIGTDESSLVERIPHPVSIIEGDYDNIKLTTPEDLYFAEAILRKRKESGV